A part of Paraliobacillus zengyii genomic DNA contains:
- a CDS encoding pyrimidine-nucleoside phosphorylase — MRMVDVILKKRNGHALTKEEISFFIDGYTEGTIPDYQVSALLMSIYNSGMNEKETADLTEAMVASGETIDLSAIEGHIVDKHSTGGVGDKTTFIVGPLVASVGVPVAKMSGRGLGHTGGTLDKLESIPGFTIELDKEAFIEQVNTYKLAVAGQTGNLAPADKKLYALRDVTGTVDSIPLIAGSIMSKKLASGADSIVLDVKTGSGAFMKTMKESQALAQQMVTIGKHLGRNTIAVISDMNQPLGHEIGNANEVKEAIDVLQGKNIPDLRRLSLELAAHMTVLAEVFDSYETAYIELEKNLDNGKAFQAFRSFVEAQGGDISVIDDPDKLPKASYEIEIKAKETGYISSMDAELIGIAAMHLGAGRATKEDIINHGVGIRLLKKLGDHVAIDDPIAILFSDTQVAGQSEETMQQAYTISDKKVAGLDLIYQVIK, encoded by the coding sequence ATGCGAATGGTTGATGTTATATTAAAAAAACGAAATGGACATGCGTTAACAAAAGAAGAGATATCTTTTTTTATTGATGGCTATACAGAAGGAACAATTCCTGATTATCAAGTTTCTGCTTTGTTAATGTCAATTTATAACTCCGGAATGAATGAAAAAGAGACTGCGGATTTAACAGAGGCTATGGTTGCCTCAGGTGAAACAATTGATTTGTCTGCTATAGAAGGCCATATAGTAGACAAGCACTCTACAGGTGGTGTTGGAGATAAGACGACATTTATTGTTGGTCCTTTAGTAGCGTCTGTAGGGGTTCCTGTAGCTAAAATGTCTGGAAGAGGTTTAGGACACACTGGTGGTACATTAGATAAATTAGAATCGATTCCTGGATTCACAATCGAATTAGATAAAGAAGCTTTTATTGAACAAGTAAATACATATAAATTAGCAGTTGCAGGTCAAACAGGTAATTTAGCTCCTGCAGATAAGAAATTATATGCATTACGTGATGTGACTGGAACAGTCGATTCAATTCCATTAATTGCAGGTTCAATTATGAGTAAAAAACTAGCATCTGGTGCCGATAGTATTGTCTTAGACGTAAAAACTGGTTCTGGTGCTTTTATGAAAACTATGAAAGAATCACAAGCTTTAGCACAACAAATGGTAACTATCGGAAAACATTTAGGTCGGAATACGATTGCAGTAATAAGTGATATGAACCAACCATTAGGCCATGAAATTGGCAATGCAAATGAGGTGAAGGAAGCGATTGACGTTCTTCAAGGAAAGAATATACCTGATTTGCGAAGATTATCGCTTGAATTAGCAGCACATATGACGGTATTAGCTGAAGTCTTTGATTCTTATGAAACGGCTTATATCGAGTTAGAGAAAAACCTTGATAATGGGAAAGCTTTTCAAGCATTTCGCTCATTTGTAGAAGCACAAGGTGGAGATATTAGTGTAATTGATGATCCTGATAAGCTTCCTAAAGCTTCATATGAGATAGAAATTAAAGCGAAAGAAACAGGTTATATATCCTCTATGGACGCTGAATTAATTGGAATAGCTGCTATGCATTTAGGAGCTGGGAGAGCTACCAAAGAAGATATTATTAATCATGGTGTTGGCATTAGACTTCTAAAAAAATTAGGCGATCACGTAGCTATTGATGACCCAATTGCTATATTATTTAGTGATACACAGGTTGCTGGGCAGTCCGAAGAAACGATGCAACAGGCATATACTATATCTGATAAAAAAGTAGCTGGACTTGATTTAATCTATCAGGTTATTAAATAA
- a CDS encoding purine-nucleoside phosphorylase, with product MDRKQVIEAQTFIKEKLKVQPTIGLILGSGLGVLADEITDAVSIPYADIPHFPVSTVSGHKGQLVIGNLEGKQVIAMQGRFHFYEGYTMEQVTFPVLVMRELGIKQLFVTNAAGGINESFEPGDLMLIEDHINNMGTNPLIGPNDDKLGDRFPDMSQAYNRELITHAKDTAKQLNLKVQTGVYVGNTGPSYETGAEVRMLRYLGGDAVGMSTVPEVIVANHAGLSVLGISCISNMAAGILDQPLNHQEVIETTTRVKQDFLTFVKEMVKTLV from the coding sequence ATGGATAGAAAACAAGTAATAGAAGCACAAACATTTATAAAAGAGAAACTTAAGGTACAGCCTACAATTGGTTTAATTTTAGGCTCAGGTTTAGGCGTGTTGGCAGATGAGATAACAGATGCTGTTTCTATACCTTACGCAGATATTCCACATTTTCCTGTATCGACGGTTTCTGGTCATAAAGGACAACTTGTAATTGGTAATTTAGAAGGAAAACAAGTAATTGCAATGCAAGGACGATTCCATTTTTATGAAGGGTATACAATGGAACAAGTTACTTTTCCAGTTCTTGTAATGAGAGAATTGGGCATTAAACAATTGTTCGTGACAAATGCAGCAGGAGGAATTAATGAATCATTTGAACCAGGAGATTTAATGTTAATTGAAGATCATATTAATAATATGGGAACGAATCCTTTAATCGGTCCAAATGATGATAAATTAGGTGACCGTTTTCCTGATATGTCACAAGCCTATAATAGAGAATTAATCACGCACGCAAAAGACACTGCAAAGCAATTAAATTTAAAGGTTCAAACTGGTGTATATGTTGGAAATACTGGACCATCATATGAAACTGGAGCAGAAGTGAGAATGTTACGTTATTTGGGTGGAGATGCTGTTGGTATGTCAACCGTACCAGAAGTTATTGTTGCAAACCACGCCGGTCTATCCGTTTTGGGAATATCTTGTATATCTAATATGGCAGCAGGTATTCTAGATCAACCACTTAATCATCAAGAAGTTATTGAAACTACAACAAGAGTGAAACAAGATTTCTTAACTTTTGTAAAAGAAATGGTGAAAACATTAGTTTAA
- a CDS encoding NUDIX hydrolase has translation MAEKFEEKTIQTTNIFNGKVVSLQIDEVSLPNGKTSKREIIKHPGAVAIIALTEENKIVFVEQYRKPLEKSLVEIPAGKLEEGEKPEVTALRELEEETGYTTDQLELVISFYSSPGFADELLYIYFTDKLKPLEEKKSLDEDEFVELMELTLEEAEALMAEQKIHDAKTVYALMYVKQLLKK, from the coding sequence ATGGCTGAAAAATTTGAAGAGAAAACAATTCAAACAACTAATATTTTTAATGGAAAAGTGGTAAGCCTACAAATTGATGAGGTATCTCTTCCGAATGGTAAGACATCAAAAAGAGAGATCATTAAACATCCTGGTGCTGTTGCAATTATAGCATTGACAGAAGAGAATAAAATTGTTTTTGTTGAACAATATCGTAAACCATTAGAAAAAAGTTTAGTAGAAATACCTGCCGGGAAATTGGAAGAGGGAGAAAAACCAGAGGTAACTGCTTTACGTGAATTAGAGGAGGAGACAGGTTATACAACGGATCAATTAGAACTTGTTATTTCTTTTTATTCATCACCTGGTTTTGCAGATGAGCTTTTATATATTTATTTCACAGATAAACTTAAACCGTTAGAAGAGAAAAAATCTCTAGATGAAGATGAGTTTGTTGAATTAATGGAATTAACTTTAGAGGAAGCGGAAGCATTAATGGCAGAACAAAAAATTCATGATGCAAAAACAGTATATGCGTTAATGTATGTTAAACAATTATTAAAAAAGTGA
- the spoIIAA gene encoding anti-sigma F factor antagonist — protein sequence MSLITDWKTKENVLLVRLSGELDHHEAEQFKKEWQTMIKETKTEHVIMNLEQLTFMDSSGLGVILGRYKEIKQRDGEMVVCSISPAVKRLFELSGLFKIIRLEENESFALLRLGVAS from the coding sequence GTGAGCTTGATAACAGATTGGAAGACGAAAGAAAATGTATTGCTGGTAAGGCTATCGGGTGAACTAGATCATCATGAAGCAGAACAATTCAAAAAAGAATGGCAGACTATGATTAAAGAGACAAAAACCGAGCATGTCATTATGAATTTAGAACAATTAACCTTCATGGATAGTTCAGGCTTAGGAGTTATCTTAGGCAGATATAAGGAAATAAAACAACGAGACGGAGAAATGGTAGTTTGTTCGATTTCTCCTGCTGTAAAACGCTTGTTTGAGTTATCTGGATTGTTTAAGATTATTCGATTGGAAGAAAATGAGTCATTTGCATTACTTCGTTTGGGGGTGGCATCGTGA
- the deoB gene encoding phosphopentomutase, giving the protein MAPFKRIFLIVMDSVGIGEAPDAPKFNDVGADTLGHIASHMNGLHMPTIGKMGLSNIREIEGIEKASKPLAHYTKMQEASNGKDTMTGHWEMMGLFIDQPFQTFPDGFPDDLLKEIEERTGRKIIGNKPASGTEIIKELGQEHMETGALIVYTSADSVLQIAAHEDVIPIEEQYRICEIARELTKNDKYMVGRIITRPFTGKPGAFERTSNRHDYALKPFGRTVMNELQDASFDVVALGKISDIFDSEGVTESIRTDDNDDGMEKFIQSMDKDFQGLNFLNLVDFDAKYGHRRDPKGYGEALETFDARLPEVLNKLRADDLLIITADHGNDPIHHGTDHTREYVPLLVHHQAIESGQELPIRQTFADIGATVAENFGISMPKYGESFLKDIK; this is encoded by the coding sequence ATGGCACCATTTAAACGCATATTTTTAATTGTAATGGATTCAGTTGGTATAGGAGAAGCACCAGACGCTCCAAAGTTTAATGATGTTGGTGCAGATACATTAGGTCATATTGCTTCGCATATGAACGGTTTACATATGCCGACCATTGGAAAAATGGGGCTTAGTAATATTAGAGAAATTGAGGGTATTGAGAAAGCTTCTAAACCTTTAGCACATTACACAAAAATGCAAGAAGCATCAAATGGAAAAGATACAATGACTGGTCATTGGGAAATGATGGGTTTATTTATTGATCAGCCTTTTCAAACATTTCCAGATGGGTTTCCAGATGATTTACTAAAAGAAATAGAAGAACGTACTGGTCGTAAAATTATAGGTAATAAACCAGCTTCTGGTACAGAAATAATTAAAGAACTTGGTCAAGAACACATGGAGACAGGGGCTCTTATCGTCTATACTTCTGCTGATTCTGTGTTACAAATCGCAGCACATGAAGATGTCATACCTATTGAGGAACAATATAGAATTTGTGAGATAGCACGTGAACTAACGAAAAATGATAAATACATGGTCGGACGAATCATCACGCGACCATTTACAGGAAAGCCAGGTGCTTTTGAGCGTACTTCTAATCGACATGACTATGCGTTAAAACCATTCGGTCGAACAGTAATGAACGAATTACAAGATGCTTCTTTTGACGTGGTTGCACTTGGTAAAATTTCTGATATTTTTGATAGTGAAGGAGTTACTGAATCGATTAGAACGGATGATAACGATGATGGCATGGAAAAATTCATTCAATCTATGGACAAGGATTTTCAAGGCTTAAACTTTTTGAATTTAGTTGATTTTGATGCAAAATATGGACACAGACGCGATCCAAAAGGATATGGTGAAGCACTAGAGACTTTTGATGCTCGTTTACCAGAAGTGTTGAACAAATTACGGGCAGATGATCTTTTAATTATTACAGCTGATCATGGAAATGATCCGATTCATCATGGAACAGATCATACTAGAGAATATGTGCCTTTACTTGTTCATCATCAGGCAATAGAATCAGGTCAAGAACTACCTATTCGTCAAACTTTTGCCGATATTGGTGCTACTGTGGCCGAAAACTTTGGAATAAGCATGCCTAAATATGGAGAAAGTTTTTTGAAAGATATTAAATAA
- a CDS encoding D-alanyl-D-alanine carboxypeptidase family protein → MKRTVLLLTMLLLLFYFQPMVTNANENESTTDELALAENASSAILIERDTGKIFYEKNAHEQLPPASMTKMMTLILIMEALDDEKITLTEKVRVSEYAASMGGSQIFLEEGEEMTVEDLLKGIAMASGNDASVALAERIAGSEAAFVTMMNEKAKELGLENTRFQNPTGLPAEDHYSTAYDMSIIAKDLLKHEEITTYTSVYEDYLRKGTEDEFWLVNTNKLVKFYDGVDGLKTGYTSEAKYCLTATAKKDNMRVIAVALGAESTKARNQAVTQMFDYAFSQYKTEQLYEGQQAVTKISMVKADKDEVDVITEDAVSIVLEKGEKQSGIETNIKINQDIQLPLTKGSQVGLLEVKKDGKLLSETPLLLKETLEEASVWKLFKYSMKELVKKEG, encoded by the coding sequence ATGAAAAGAACAGTCCTACTATTAACGATGTTACTATTATTATTTTATTTCCAACCAATGGTGACAAACGCAAATGAAAATGAATCGACAACAGATGAATTAGCACTAGCTGAAAACGCAAGTTCTGCTATTTTAATCGAAAGAGATACCGGTAAAATATTTTACGAAAAAAATGCACATGAACAATTACCACCAGCTAGTATGACAAAAATGATGACACTTATTTTAATAATGGAAGCATTGGATGATGAAAAAATAACATTGACTGAAAAAGTTCGAGTTAGTGAATATGCAGCTTCTATGGGTGGATCACAAATCTTCTTAGAAGAAGGGGAGGAGATGACGGTTGAAGATCTTTTAAAAGGAATTGCTATGGCCTCAGGTAATGATGCAAGTGTTGCTCTAGCAGAACGTATTGCTGGAAGTGAAGCGGCTTTTGTAACAATGATGAATGAAAAGGCTAAAGAACTAGGATTAGAAAATACACGTTTCCAAAATCCAACTGGTTTACCAGCAGAAGACCACTACTCAACTGCATATGATATGTCGATTATTGCAAAAGATCTTTTAAAGCATGAAGAAATTACAACGTATACAAGTGTTTACGAAGATTATTTACGTAAAGGTACAGAAGATGAGTTTTGGTTAGTAAACACAAATAAATTAGTTAAGTTTTATGATGGTGTGGACGGACTAAAAACTGGTTACACTTCAGAAGCAAAATATTGTTTAACTGCAACTGCAAAAAAAGATAATATGCGTGTGATTGCAGTTGCACTTGGAGCTGAATCGACTAAAGCAAGAAATCAAGCAGTTACACAGATGTTTGATTATGCTTTCTCTCAATATAAAACAGAACAACTGTATGAAGGACAGCAAGCAGTAACGAAAATTTCAATGGTTAAAGCTGATAAAGATGAAGTAGATGTTATTACAGAAGATGCTGTCTCAATTGTATTAGAAAAAGGGGAAAAACAATCTGGAATTGAAACAAATATAAAAATAAATCAAGATATTCAATTACCTTTAACTAAGGGGAGTCAAGTTGGCTTATTAGAAGTGAAGAAAGATGGGAAATTGTTGTCAGAAACCCCTTTACTATTAAAAGAAACACTTGAAGAAGCGAGTGTTTGGAAGTTATTTAAATACTCGATGAAGGAATTGGTGAAAAAAGAGGGATAA
- the spoIIAB gene encoding anti-sigma F factor: MKNEMDIKFSSISANESFARVTIAAFVSQLDPTLDELTEIKTVVSEAVTNAIIHGYNHNANEMIYMTCSIDDDQVELVIRDTGVGIADIDQAIEPLYTSKPELERSGMGFTIMENFMDKVEVESTSGQGTIVKLIKHFNKSRTLCN, from the coding sequence GTGAAGAATGAGATGGACATTAAATTTTCTAGTATTAGTGCGAACGAATCATTCGCCAGAGTTACTATTGCGGCTTTTGTCTCCCAGCTAGATCCAACACTTGATGAATTAACAGAAATAAAGACAGTGGTTTCTGAAGCTGTTACGAATGCGATCATTCATGGTTATAACCATAATGCGAATGAAATGATTTATATGACTTGTTCGATTGATGACGATCAAGTAGAACTTGTTATTAGAGATACAGGTGTAGGTATTGCAGATATTGATCAAGCTATTGAACCACTTTACACTTCTAAACCGGAGTTAGAAAGATCGGGAATGGGTTTTACAATTATGGAAAATTTCATGGATAAAGTTGAAGTTGAATCAACAAGTGGTCAAGGAACAATAGTGAAATTGATCAAACATTTTAATAAAAGTCGAACCTTATGCAATTAA
- a CDS encoding DUF4227 family protein, giving the protein MNIMRYMKDTMKLFLLFLLCTSLFYFGLRAMEVEYQNYHRYDPPEGKAVKVIQQEQHDWIDRLSIFFRIGE; this is encoded by the coding sequence ATGAATATAATGCGCTATATGAAAGACACAATGAAACTATTTTTACTATTCTTACTTTGCACTTCTTTATTCTATTTCGGATTGCGAGCTATGGAGGTGGAATACCAAAATTATCATCGCTATGATCCACCAGAAGGAAAAGCTGTAAAAGTGATTCAACAGGAACAACATGATTGGATTGATCGATTATCAATCTTTTTTCGAATAGGGGAATAG
- a CDS encoding Fur family transcriptional regulator: MEHRIDRIKKHLHSQSYKLTPQREATVRVLLEREEDHLSAEDVYLLVKEKAPEIGLATVYRTLELLSELKIVDKINFGDGVSRYDLREEGAAHFHHHLVCMECGSVEEIMDDLLEDVEKIVENDWGFKVKDHRLTFHGVCRKCQEEELKASS; this comes from the coding sequence ATGGAGCATCGAATTGATCGAATAAAAAAGCATTTACATTCGCAGAGCTATAAACTTACACCACAGCGCGAAGCTACAGTCCGTGTTTTATTAGAGCGTGAAGAAGATCATTTAAGTGCAGAAGATGTTTATTTATTAGTGAAAGAGAAAGCGCCTGAAATTGGTTTGGCAACTGTTTATCGAACCCTAGAGTTATTATCTGAACTAAAAATAGTAGATAAAATAAACTTCGGTGATGGTGTATCCCGTTATGATTTACGTGAAGAAGGTGCCGCACATTTCCACCATCATTTAGTATGTATGGAGTGTGGATCTGTTGAAGAGATTATGGATGATTTATTAGAAGATGTAGAAAAAATTGTTGAAAATGATTGGGGTTTTAAAGTAAAAGATCATCGTTTAACATTTCACGGTGTTTGTCGGAAATGTCAAGAAGAAGAATTAAAAGCATCCTCATGA
- the spoIIM gene encoding stage II sporulation protein M, protein MNRNHNYVIVHIKKYRLVYFFMLVLFLIGVIFGAVIVNSMDFVQKQDLYFYLDQFMNQLLEGSTVEKQELFKTSFSYHLQYLLLFFILGLSVIGLPIIWILMFIKGVVVGFSVGFFVNQLGWKGLVFAAASIAPQNLFVIPIYLLASSVAMIFSLALFQKLFSRRIQQPTFRPFLQYVVVFILFIGIATIAAFVESVVSSSAMKLVISWLYN, encoded by the coding sequence ATGAATCGCAATCACAATTATGTAATAGTCCACATAAAAAAATATCGACTCGTTTATTTTTTTATGCTAGTTTTGTTTTTAATCGGTGTTATTTTTGGAGCAGTCATCGTAAATAGTATGGACTTTGTTCAGAAACAAGATCTCTATTTTTATCTTGATCAATTTATGAATCAATTACTAGAAGGTTCAACAGTAGAGAAGCAGGAGCTTTTTAAAACAAGTTTTTCCTATCATCTACAATACTTACTTTTATTTTTTATATTAGGTTTATCTGTTATCGGTTTACCGATTATCTGGATATTAATGTTTATTAAGGGAGTTGTCGTTGGTTTTTCTGTTGGTTTTTTTGTGAATCAATTAGGGTGGAAAGGGTTAGTCTTTGCTGCTGCATCTATTGCACCGCAAAATTTATTTGTTATTCCTATCTATTTATTAGCTAGTAGCGTAGCAATGATATTTTCACTAGCTTTATTTCAAAAACTTTTCTCTAGAAGAATACAACAACCAACATTCCGCCCATTTTTACAATATGTTGTCGTGTTTATCTTGTTTATTGGAATTGCAACTATAGCAGCATTTGTAGAATCAGTTGTGTCTAGTTCTGCAATGAAATTAGTTATATCATGGTTATATAATTAA
- a CDS encoding endonuclease Q family protein gives MSLQSIYADLHIHIGRDYHNKPVKITGSKTLTLTNILKEASRKKGIQLIGVIDCHVPAVQNELDQLLATNKAEELEDGGIKFEEVTLILGSEIEVYDENCHGPIHVLCYLPNLHKMKQFTDWLSTRMTNINLSSQRYYGSGKDLQYKVKELEGLFIIAHVFTPFKSLYGKGVNQSLTEVFDPDLIDAIELGLSSDTEMADVIKELHAYTFLTNSDAHSLAKIAREYQKVQVAYPSFKELTWALHRVENRKIEVNYGMNPQLGKYHTTVCKQCLSNQIEGTICKTCGHDGVIKGVADRINELKDTNEQPINRVPYIHQIPLEYIKGLGPKTVDKLLETFGTEMNIIHHAAEAELTKITTKSITKQILQMREGKQTVKSGGGGKYGQVTWENN, from the coding sequence ATGTCGTTACAGTCTATATATGCTGATCTACATATACACATTGGCCGAGATTATCATAACAAACCCGTTAAGATTACGGGTTCTAAAACGTTAACACTAACCAATATTCTAAAAGAAGCAAGTCGTAAAAAAGGCATACAATTAATTGGAGTGATTGATTGTCATGTCCCTGCTGTACAAAACGAATTGGATCAATTACTAGCAACGAACAAAGCAGAAGAGCTAGAGGATGGCGGTATAAAATTCGAAGAGGTAACATTAATCTTAGGATCTGAAATCGAAGTCTATGATGAAAATTGTCATGGACCTATTCATGTTCTTTGTTATTTACCTAATTTGCATAAAATGAAACAATTCACCGATTGGTTATCAACTAGAATGACCAATATCAATTTAAGTTCACAACGATATTACGGTTCAGGAAAAGATTTGCAATATAAAGTGAAAGAATTAGAAGGTTTGTTCATTATCGCTCATGTATTTACACCATTTAAAAGTCTATATGGTAAAGGGGTTAATCAATCATTAACGGAAGTATTTGATCCGGATTTAATTGATGCAATTGAATTAGGCCTGAGTTCTGATACTGAAATGGCAGATGTAATTAAAGAATTACACGCTTATACTTTTTTAACTAATTCTGATGCACACTCATTAGCAAAAATTGCCCGAGAATACCAAAAGGTGCAAGTAGCATACCCAAGCTTCAAAGAATTAACATGGGCACTGCATCGGGTCGAAAACAGAAAAATAGAAGTAAACTATGGAATGAACCCACAACTAGGTAAATACCATACGACAGTATGTAAACAATGCTTGTCTAATCAAATAGAGGGGACTATTTGCAAAACATGTGGTCACGATGGGGTTATAAAGGGCGTAGCGGATCGGATTAACGAACTAAAGGATACAAATGAACAACCTATAAACCGTGTTCCATATATCCATCAAATCCCACTTGAATATATTAAAGGGCTAGGTCCAAAAACAGTAGATAAACTTCTTGAAACATTTGGTACAGAAATGAATATTATCCATCATGCTGCAGAAGCAGAGTTAACGAAAATTACGACAAAATCGATAACGAAACAAATTTTGCAAATGCGCGAAGGGAAACAAACTGTCAAATCAGGTGGTGGAGGTAAATATGGACAAGTTACTTGGGAGAACAATTAG
- the xerD gene encoding site-specific tyrosine recombinase XerD, which yields MQDIIDDFFHYLQIERGLSVNTLQSYRRDIKKYCSFLQTNCQLSDWKQVDRSHILNYLYDLKDHDRSQATIARALSTIRLFHQFLVREYQFLADASLHIESPKKARTLPKVLSTREIDTLLMIPTPNSLTIRNKAMLEMLYATGLRVSELIQIKVSDLHLMMGFVGCLGKGGKERIVPLGDIAKDAIENYLTNSREQLVKHKKIDQLFVNHHGNPLSRQGFWKILKGVARDVGIKKEITPHTLRHSFATHLLENGADLRSVQEMLGHADISTTQIYTHVSKARLKDIYSSYHPRA from the coding sequence ATGCAAGATATTATTGATGACTTTTTTCATTACTTACAAATAGAAAGAGGACTATCAGTTAACACGTTACAATCTTACCGGCGCGACATAAAAAAATATTGTTCGTTTTTACAAACGAATTGTCAACTATCAGATTGGAAACAAGTTGACCGTAGTCATATATTAAACTATCTTTATGATCTCAAGGACCATGATCGTTCACAAGCAACTATTGCCCGCGCACTCTCAACTATAAGACTATTTCACCAATTTTTAGTTAGAGAATATCAATTTTTAGCGGATGCTAGTTTACATATTGAATCACCTAAGAAGGCTCGAACGCTACCAAAAGTTCTTTCAACAAGAGAGATAGATACGCTATTGATGATCCCTACTCCGAATTCGTTAACCATTCGTAATAAAGCAATGTTAGAAATGCTTTACGCTACTGGTTTAAGAGTGTCTGAATTAATTCAGATAAAGGTAAGTGATTTACATCTAATGATGGGGTTTGTTGGTTGTCTTGGAAAAGGTGGCAAGGAGAGAATCGTTCCATTAGGTGATATCGCAAAAGATGCAATAGAAAATTACTTGACAAATAGTCGAGAACAATTGGTCAAACACAAAAAAATTGACCAATTATTTGTTAATCATCATGGTAATCCGCTCTCAAGACAAGGGTTTTGGAAGATATTAAAAGGGGTTGCAAGAGATGTTGGCATTAAGAAGGAAATAACGCCACACACGTTAAGACATTCATTTGCCACACACTTACTTGAAAACGGAGCAGATCTTAGATCCGTTCAAGAAATGTTAGGACATGCTGATATTTCAACTACTCAAATATATACCCATGTCTCTAAAGCAAGGCTAAAGGATATATATTCAAGTTATCATCCAAGAGCATAA